The Marinitoga litoralis genomic sequence TCCTGCGAATCAACTCATTAATATATTTCTTTTTATAAAAAGTATTATCCTAATTTTTAGATATAAAGTAATTAAAGAAAATGAACGATTAATAATATGAGGAATTAAAGTTCTTTTGAGTTTTAAAAAAAATATGTTATAATTTAAAAAAAGAATAGTTATAAAAGAATAAAATAATGGAGGTGTTATTATGGACTTTACAGTAGACTTTTCAGAAAAGGGAAATTATTTTCTAATTAAAGTTGATGGAGAAATAGATGCATATCATTCAGCTACATTTAAACAAAAATCAAAAGAAAAATTATCAGGAACATCACATTCTAAATATGTAATTGAAATGTCAAATGTAACATATATAGATAGTGCAGGATTAGGAGCAGTTGTAAGTTTATTAAAAGAAGCAAGAAATTTAAAAAAAGAATTAGTTTTAGTAGGACTTCAACCACAAGTAAGAAAAATTTTTGAAATGACAAAATTAGATAAAATTGTAAAAATTGTAGATACTATAGACGAAATTTAAAAAGCTCCCAAACGGGAGCTTTTTAAATAACATCTTCGTATTTTTTTTCAAAAATTCTACTTAAATCTTTAGCGATATTAGTAATATCGCCAGCACCTAAAAATAAGAAAACACCTTCATTTATTTCAAGCGCTTTATCTATCATCATATTTTCAGAATCGATATATTCTGCATTATCAATTAAACTTACCATTTTAGATTCATCAATTCCATCAATTGGATCTTCAAAAGCTGAATATAATCTATATATAAAAACCTTATCAGCATTTTTTAAAGCTTCGCTAAATTCCATATAATGTCTGTATAATCTACTATATCTGTGTGGTTGGAAAATTGCGATAATAGGGTAATCTGGGAAATATTCTTTTGCAGCTTTTATTGTTAAATCAACTTCTTCAGGTGTATGAGCATAATCATCCACAACAAAAATATGACTGTTTTTAAATAAAACATTGAAACGTCTATTTACAGAATTAAATGTTTCAAAAGCATTGACTATTTTTTCAAAAGCTATTCCAGATTCTAAAGAATATGCGATAGCTGCAATAGCATCATATGCATAATGAATACCTGGTAAATTTAATTTGATTTTTCCAATGAACTTATCCTTATAATTCACATCAAAGGTTTGATAATATCCATATGGGGTTCTATTAGTGAAATAATAGTCAGAATTTGAATTTGAACCAAATTTAATAACTATGTTATCATTAAAACCATTTAAAATATAATCATCACCATTTAATAAGACAAAATCTCTTGCTTTGGATGCGTATTCATAAATAGAATCAATTAAATTTTGAAATGAATTATTATAATGTTCTAAATGATCTGGTCTTAAATTAGTAATTATAGATACATCTGAAACCGTATTTTTTATAAATCCATCGCTTTCATCAACTTCACTAATAATTGGTCCAGACCCCATTCTAAAGTTTCCATCTTCTAAACTATCATGAATTCCACCTAAAAATACTGTAGGATCGTTTTTTGCTTTTTTAAAGATATGAGATATCATAGCAGTAGTTGTAGTTTTTCCGTCTGTACCAGTAATTCCAACACTATAATTGCTTTTTAAAATATAATTTAAATATTCCATTCTATTCATTATAGGTATTTTATGTTGTTTCGCATATATTATTTCTGGATTATCATCTTTTATAGCTGTACTTTTTATTATTAAATCCGAGTTTTCTATATTATTTTTATCGTGACCAATATTTATATATATACCCTTATTTTTCAAATAATCAGTTCTTTCGCTTTCGACATTGTTAGAACCTGATACATCATATCCTCTATACTTAGTATATAATGCTAAAGAACTCATTCCGATTCCGCCAATGCCAGAAAAAAAGTATTTCATATTAGGCGCCTCCTAGTGAATCTAAAATATTTTTTATTATTAATTTAGATGGATTTTCCTTTTTTATTAAATAATTATCTTTTTTATGTGTATTATATATAATATCAATTATTCTTTGTGATGATATTTCATTTTCGGTAAATATGTGTATATTTTTTCGATTAAGAGCCTTTGCGTTTAAAATTTGTTGATTTTCTGCAGATTCTCCCCAAGGTATAATTATAGCAGGTATTTCAAAAAAGTCAATCTCTGATAAACTTGTAGCGCCACCACGTGAAATAGTCATATCACTTACAGCAAGATATTCTGTTAAATTATCTAGATAATCAAATATTCTTACATTATCCCATTTAGAAACAATATTTTTTGAAACATGAACAAAATTCACATCTCTAATTACATTATATACCTCAACCATTAAATTATCAATAAACTCAGAACCCAAACTGCCACCAAAAACTGTTATTAATGGTTTATTATCATCGAATTTTAAGTCATTTATTATTTTTTTTCTATCAATATTTTCTGGTATTCTTATTGGATTTCCAGATATTATACTTTTTTCTGGATAATTATTACCAATAGTATTTTCGTATGTTAAAAAAATTCTTTTTGCATATTTGCTTAGAACTTTATTTGCGACTCCCATAATTTTATTTTGTTCAAGTAAAAAAATTGGAATTTTTAAATCTTTAGCAGCTAAACCAACAGGTACAGTCACATAGCCACCTGTTAAAATAACAAAATCTGGTTTATTTTTTTTCAAAATTCTTTTAACCTTCAAATAATTTAAAAAGGTTTTTGCTAAAACAGCTATGTTTTTTAATGAATGTAAAGGCCTAATTAATCCTTTAACCTTTAAAGGTATATGTTTAGCATTAGGAAAATCTTTAGGTACTTTAAAATAATCCAATCTATTATAGATAGTAAAATACGTCAAATTAAAATCTATATTTTTTTCCAATTCTTTTATAACAGAATAAGCTGGATAATAATGACCGCCAGTTCCTCCACCAGCAACAACAATATTATACTTCATCTACTCTTTCCACCTTTTCCATTTCTTCGATATTATTTTTTTCAATGTTATTTTCGTCAATTATTTCATAATAAATCATACCCATAATATATCCAATTGATACTAAAGTTATCATTAACGAAGAATTTCCATAACTCATTAAAGGTAAAGTAACCCCTGTTGTAGGTAATAATCCAACAGATACACCTATGTTAATAAAACTTTGGAAAAATATCCAAAAAGCAAATATTATCATATAATTTCTGCCGGCAGAATTTTTAATATATCTAGAAATTAAAATAAGTTCTCTAGAAATTAAAAAATATAACGTAATTATCATTATAATACCTAATTTTCCCCATTCTTCTCCAATAACAGCTATAATAAAATCGCTATATGAATAAGGAACAGTATATTTTTCTTCTCCAACAAAAGTACCAGAACCAAATAATCCACCATTAGTAATGGCATCTAACGATTGACTTAATTGATAATTATTTTCAATGCTCTTAAATTGTTCTAAACGGTCTTTTTGGTATCCATGTAAAATATCTGTGTTTAGGATAATAAACATTCCTAATGCAATTAAAAGGAAAATAGTTAAATAGAAATGTATATTTTTTACACCGTTTATATATATTGTAAGTATAGCTAAAATAAAAATTAAAAGAGATGTACTTAAATCAGGTTCAAGAAAAATCAAAGCAACACTTACTCCTGTAATAATTAATGGAATAATAATACCATATGCAAAATATTTTTTCTTATTTCCTATCTTATAATAATACCATGATAAATATAACGGTAAAAATAATTTCATAAACTCTGATGGCTGTAATTGAAAACCAGCAAACGTTATCCATCGTCTAGTTCCATTAATTGGAGTTTGGGTTAAAGCAGTGACTAATAACGTGAAAATCACTAAAAAAACGAAATTTATTATGTACTTTCCTCTTATAATGTATTTTGATAATGAAAAGGCTATAAACCCTAAAAATGAAGATAATATTATAGTTATAACATGTTTTTGGAATTTACTTTCTATTTCTACTTGTGAAAAAGAATATTCCATAGCCTTTAAAGAACTATATACAAAAAAAGTTCCTAAAGTTAATGCAATACCAACCATAATAATAAATAATAGAGCTCGACGTTTTAATACTGTTTTATTCACTATACCATCTCCATCAATTTATATACTTCTTTTTTAAAGGCTTTACCTCTTTCCTTATAATTTTTAAATAAATCATAACTTGCACCTGCAGGTGACAAAATAATATAAAAATCATTTTGATAATCATCATTACTTGCTAAATCAACAGCTTTTATAAATGCTGAATGTAAATCTTTTTCTACAACATAATTGGTAAAGAAATTGTATTTTTTTATTTCATTAACCATTTCACCAAACACAATAACCTTTTTTGCATTGTTTTGTAATTCTAATAGAAATTCATGCATATCTTCATTCTTTGGCCTTCCAGTTAATAATGCAACATAATTTTTTCCTCTAAATGATTTATAAGCAGTAAAGGCAGAATGAACATTAGTAGCTTTAGAATCATTATAGAATTTTATTCCATTATATTCGCCAACATATTCAAGTCTATGTTCTAAGGTTTTAAAAGAGATTAATTTTTCTTCTATTAATTCCTTAGAAATACCAAGATTTAAAGCAACAGCAACAGCAGATAAAACATCTTCTCTATATAAGTCTAATTTCAAAGATTCGTTATTTACTTTTATGTTAATATTGTTTTTTGTTTCTATCATGTTATTTTTCCATATATAGTTCCCATTTTCCCCGAAGAAAAACAAATTCTTAACATTATTTAAATATGATCTAAGGTTAGAGTTTATAAATCCAAGTCCATTATTTTTAATTGTTTTTATTATCAATCCAAGTTTTGTATTATAATATTCTTCTAAAGACGAATGCCAATCTAAATGATCAGGCATTAAGTTAATTAAAACTGAAAATTCTGGAGTAAATTCTTTACCCCAGAATAATTGAAAGCTAGATATTTCAACAACATATACTTCTCTATCATAATCCGCTGATGAAAGAGGAGTGCCCAAGTTTCCTCCTATAAATGTATTATATGAACCGTTTAATATATGGCCTATCAATTCTGTTGTAGTTGATTTGCCATTTGTGCCAGTAACACCAATGAAAATGGCTTTAGGATTTTCTTTTTTTATTTTCTTCCATGCATATTCAACTTCTGTAGTATATGGTATATTATTTTCCATAATAATTTGAATAGGTAAGCTCTTTGGAGGTATTCCTGGGCTTAAAATTGCTAAATCTGATGATTTCAGCAAATCTCCATGTTTTTCTTCATAAGATATTCCGTTATTTTCAAAAAATATTATATCTTTATCGGAAAAAGGTTTATTATTACTTACATAAATTTCATGATTTTCTTTTAATAAAATGTTTTTTAATAATTCTTCATTGCTAATACCATATCCAACAAGGCATATTTTCATATTAATCCTCCAAGTCCTATTAATGAAAATATTAAATTTATAATTATAAACCTAAAGGTTATATTTTCTTCTGGCCATTTTTTTAACTCAAAATGGTGATGAATAGGAGACATTAAAAATACCCTTTTTCCTCTTAATTTAAATGAAGATACTTGTATAATAACACTTAAAGTTTCTATTATGAATATAAATCCGGTAAAGATTAAAAATAATTCAATATGATAATAGGTTACTAAAGCAGAAAGTATAGCACCTAAAGCTAATGATCCAGTATCTCCCATAAAAATTTTTGCGGGTTTTACGTTATATATTAAAAATATAGTTATAGGCAATATTATAGTAAATAACAAGTATATTGGAGCATTAAATAATATAACACTTATTATTATAGTAAATAACGCTGATATAACAAATGTACCTCCAGCTAAACCATCTAAACCATCAGTTAAATTAGTTGCATTTGAAAAGCCTGTAAATAGAAATATATATAAAATAAAATATAATATAGGATTTAGTTCAAAATAATCTTTTACAAAAGGAATATATATTTTTGTTGGTAAAAGATACTTTGAAAAAAGAAAATATATAATTATTGAAAATGCAATTTGTAAAAATAATTTTCCTTTAGGTGTTAATCCCATAGCATCTTTTTTTAAAATTGAACTGAAATCATCAAAAAAACCAATAAATCCAAATAATAATGCTGAAAGTGATATATATATAAATATAGGATCTTTTAAAAATAAAAAAGCTAAAAGATTTAATAATGATATTATCGGAATGAAAATAATGCCTCCTGCAGTAGGTGTCCCCTGCTTATAACCATGTAAATCAGGACCTTCTGGTCTAATATACTGCCCAAATTGTTTCTTTCTTGCCCAAGCAATATATTTAGGATACATAAAAAATTCAATTGCAATTATTAATAAAATTAAAAGCATTTTATCCTCCTTTAATAGTGTCTTCTACTATTTTCCATAAGTTTGTACCATTTGAACCTTTGACATATATATATGAATATTGAGAATTTAAAACTTTAATAATTTCATCTGTTTTATTTAATATATTAATGAAATCAAGTTTTTCAAAATTATACTTATTATTAGGATCATAGAAATATATCTCATCAAAAACATCTTTTGCTTTTTCTAAAACATCTAAATGATAATTATAGCTATTTTCGCCAAGTTCTAACATTTCGCCCATAATTAGAATTTTTTTCTCTTTAACATTCATTTTTTTAATTGTTTCAAATGCAGCAAAAAAAGATTCTCTAGAAGCATTATATGCATCATTTATTACAACAGAATTATTGAATTTTTTAAAATCAAATCTTTTTTCAGGTAATTTAAAGCTAGAAATATAAAAAGGATCAATAGGAATTTCAAAGTATAATGAAATCATTAAAGATACTAAAGCATCTAATAATTGTCCTTTATTCCATATTCCAGATAAAGTAAGCATTAACGATTCGCCATATATATGATAATACACGCGTGTATTTCCATTATAATATTCATAATCAATTAAATAACCATCATTATTTTTAGTTTCGCCAAATCTAAATACTTTCATATCTTTTGGATATTCGACATCTAAAAGAGGTTCATCTCCATTTATAAATATTAATCCAGGTTTTTCGGCATGAGAAATTATTTTTAATTTTTCTTTAGCAATATTTTTTCTGTTTTTAAAAAATTCAATATGCGAAGTTCCGATATTAAGTATTATAGATATATTTGGATTATAATATTTTGAAAGATATTCTAAATCATTTTCTTTTCTTAAACCCATTTCTAAAATAGAAACGGGTTGATTATTATAATTATTTAAAATGCTCACAGGTATTCCTATCTCAGTATTATAATTTTTTTCTGTTGTGAAAACATTAAAACCATATGATAATAAATGAAAAAGGAAAAACTTTGTGGTAGTTTTTCCATTTGATCCAGTTATACCTATTCTTATTTTTGAGTTTTTAATAATATTTGAAGCTTGTTGGTTTATATAATCTATTACATTATCCACCAAAATAACATCTTTAATATAATCTCTTTTTTCTTCAACAATAGCTGATTGAGCGCCTTTTTTAAAAGCCTCGTTTACAAAGTCATGTCCATTATTTTTTTCGCCTTTGATGGCAATAAATATATCGCCTTCAGAGACGTTTCTTGAATCTATTTCAAATTTCATCTTTTCATCACCTTTCTAAACTTTTGAACAATATTATAAGCCACTTCATAATCATTGAAAGGTATTTTTCTTCCATTTTCATATAGTTGAAATTTTTCATGGCCTCTACCAGCAATGATTATAATGTCATCGCGAGAAGCAAAACTAATAGCGGCTTTTATAGCAGTTCTTCTATTTCTAATAACAATATGTGTTTTTTCTTTATCAATACCTTCTAATATATGTTCAATTATTTCATCTGGATCATCATCTTTGGGATCATCATCTGTAATAATTATTAAATCACTATATTTTGAAGCTACTTCACCCATAATTTTTCGTTTTCCAATATCAGCAGAACCACCGGCACCAAAGACTAAAATAATTCTACCTTTTGTAATTTTTTTTGCACTTTTAAGCACTTTTTCTAAAGCGTCGGGGGTATGTGCGAAATCAATATAAACTTTATACTCAATATCTCGTGTATTTTCAACTAATTGGAATCTACCAGGCACACCATTAAAAGTTGAAATATTATGTCTAATTTCTTCCCTATCAATTCCTAATTTGATTAAAGCTATAAAGGCAGCGGTGATATTTTGTGCGTTATATTCTCCAATTAAATGAGTATGTATATTATTTTCTGTTCCATCGGGTTCAACAATTGTAAAGCTCATTTGTGAATTATTGTATTCAACATCTTTTATTACATAATCTGAATTATTATTAAATCCATAAGTTATTAAGTTATTATACGGAACCTCATCAGGGTTTATAGCGTCTAAATTAATGATTCCAATTCCATCATCTTTTAGTTGTCTAAACAATGAATATTTTATTTGCTTGTATTCTTCAAAACTAGAATGATAATCAAGATGATCTCTTGTAATATTTGTTAATATTGCTATTTTAAATGGAATATTAAAAACTCTCTTTTGAGATAGGGCGTGAGAAGAAACTTCAATACATATATTTTTAATGGATCTTTCTTTTGAAAGATTTATTATTTTTGCAATTTCATCAACACCAGGGGTTGTATTATATGGTTCATATAATAATTCATTATTTAATTTAATTCCAACAGTGCTTATTAATGAACTGTTTTTTTGAGATTGAGTTAATACATGATGTATTAAAGAAATTACTGTTGTTTTTCCATTTGTTCCAGTAACTCCTATAAAATTAAAATCATCAAAATTTATGTTATAATATGCATAATTGAGAAGTGCATAAGCTTCTTTTGTATCACTTACTAATATATATGGATAATCTATAGGAGTTTTTTTAGCATTTTCTGATATTATTAAACCAGCATGGAACTCTATAGCAGTTCTAATAAAATCATGTCCATCAAAATTATTACCTTTAATACATACAAAAACCGACCCCGGTTTTATGTTATTAGTATTATTGGTAATATGCGATATATCCATATCTAATGGAAAGTTGTACTCGATAATCAAGTCTTTTAATACATTAATAATATCATGACCATTCATATTCTCACGCTCCTTGAAACATTTCTTAACTAATTTTACACTAATAATTAATTTTTTACAACCCTCTTTTTATGATATCATATAATTAGCACTCAAAAAAAAGGAGTGATAAAATGCCAAAAGAATTGAGTAATAGACAAAAGAAGGTATTATTTTCAATTATAGAAAATTTTATTGAGGGAAAAAAACCTATTAGTTCATCAGAAATATTGAAAAAATCTAATTTAAATGTTAGTTCAGCAACTATAAGGAATGATATGCAAAAATTACAACATTTAAATTTAATATTTCAACCACATTCTAGTGCAGGAAGAATACCTACAGACAATGCATTAAGGCTTTATTTTGATGCAATAAAAGAAAGTTTTTCTGTTTCTAGTAAAAATATAGAATTACCACAAGAGTATAGATTTTATGATATAAATTTGATGTTTGATAAGTTTTCTAAGGTTTTATCTGAACTAACAAATGGATTAGTAATATTAGAATTACCTGATTCAAAATATGTATATATAACAAGAGCAGTAGTATCTGATTTAACAAATGATTTTTATCAAATAACTTTAATGACAAATTTGGGATTATCTATTACAAGAACTGTAGAAAAATTTGGATTTCCATCTGTAAAGGAATTAGAAAAAATATTAAATGACGGTCTTGTTGGAAAATCAATGCATGAAATTATTAATATTATTAAATCAAAAAAAATAGAAGAAGAAAAAGATATTAGATTAATAAACTTATATAATCTCGTCTTCTTATTGGTTGAAGAATTTTTTAGAAATAAATTTATTGTTAACGGTTTGGCTAGATTAATTTCTACTGAATATTTTAACACAAAAGAAATAATTTTTCTATCAAAAATTGTTGAAGAGGATAAATTAAAGGTTCAATTGTTATCCATGAAGCCTTTTGATGTAGAAATTAAAGTGACAATTGGGAGTGAATTTGAAATAAATGAGTTAAAAAATTTTGTTATGTTTGAAACATCATATTGTTATAATGCTAATCCATTAGGTAAAGTAGTTATTTTAACCTTTAAATATAGTGATTACAAAAGAATATATTCTATGTTGAAAGAATACACATCTAGACTATCTAAAATTATTTCTAAAAACCTATAATAAATAAGGAGGGATTTTAATGCCAAAAAAACAAAAAAATATGGATAATATAGAAAATAAGGAAAAGGAAATAGATAAAGATATGAAAAAATTAATGAATGAAATAGAAGAATTAAAAAAACAATTAGAAGAAGAAAAGGTTGAAAAAGAAAAAATAAAAGAAGAATTTGAAAA encodes the following:
- a CDS encoding STAS domain-containing protein; protein product: MDFTVDFSEKGNYFLIKVDGEIDAYHSATFKQKSKEKLSGTSHSKYVIEMSNVTYIDSAGLGAVVSLLKEARNLKKELVLVGLQPQVRKIFEMTKLDKIVKIVDTIDEI
- the murC gene encoding UDP-N-acetylmuramate--L-alanine ligase, translating into MKYFFSGIGGIGMSSLALYTKYRGYDVSGSNNVESERTDYLKNKGIYINIGHDKNNIENSDLIIKSTAIKDDNPEIIYAKQHKIPIMNRMEYLNYILKSNYSVGITGTDGKTTTTAMISHIFKKAKNDPTVFLGGIHDSLEDGNFRMGSGPIISEVDESDGFIKNTVSDVSIITNLRPDHLEHYNNSFQNLIDSIYEYASKARDFVLLNGDDYILNGFNDNIVIKFGSNSNSDYYFTNRTPYGYYQTFDVNYKDKFIGKIKLNLPGIHYAYDAIAAIAYSLESGIAFEKIVNAFETFNSVNRRFNVLFKNSHIFVVDDYAHTPEEVDLTIKAAKEYFPDYPIIAIFQPHRYSRLYRHYMEFSEALKNADKVFIYRLYSAFEDPIDGIDESKMVSLIDNAEYIDSENMMIDKALEINEGVFLFLGAGDITNIAKDLSRIFEKKYEDVI
- a CDS encoding UDP-N-acetylglucosamine--N-acetylmuramyl-(pentapeptide) pyrophosphoryl-undecaprenol N-acetylglucosamine transferase; the protein is MKYNIVVAGGGTGGHYYPAYSVIKELEKNIDFNLTYFTIYNRLDYFKVPKDFPNAKHIPLKVKGLIRPLHSLKNIAVLAKTFLNYLKVKRILKKNKPDFVILTGGYVTVPVGLAAKDLKIPIFLLEQNKIMGVANKVLSKYAKRIFLTYENTIGNNYPEKSIISGNPIRIPENIDRKKIINDLKFDDNKPLITVFGGSLGSEFIDNLMVEVYNVIRDVNFVHVSKNIVSKWDNVRIFDYLDNLTEYLAVSDMTISRGGATSLSEIDFFEIPAIIIPWGESAENQQILNAKALNRKNIHIFTENEISSQRIIDIIYNTHKKDNYLIKKENPSKLIIKNILDSLGGA
- a CDS encoding FtsW/RodA/SpoVE family cell cycle protein, translating into MNKTVLKRRALLFIIMVGIALTLGTFFVYSSLKAMEYSFSQVEIESKFQKHVITIILSSFLGFIAFSLSKYIIRGKYIINFVFLVIFTLLVTALTQTPINGTRRWITFAGFQLQPSEFMKLFLPLYLSWYYYKIGNKKKYFAYGIIIPLIITGVSVALIFLEPDLSTSLLIFILAILTIYINGVKNIHFYLTIFLLIALGMFIILNTDILHGYQKDRLEQFKSIENNYQLSQSLDAITNGGLFGSGTFVGEEKYTVPYSYSDFIIAVIGEEWGKLGIIMIITLYFLISRELILISRYIKNSAGRNYMIIFAFWIFFQSFINIGVSVGLLPTTGVTLPLMSYGNSSLMITLVSIGYIMGMIYYEIIDENNIEKNNIEEMEKVERVDEV
- the murD gene encoding UDP-N-acetylmuramoyl-L-alanine--D-glutamate ligase, whose translation is MKICLVGYGISNEELLKNILLKENHEIYVSNNKPFSDKDIIFFENNGISYEEKHGDLLKSSDLAILSPGIPPKSLPIQIIMENNIPYTTEVEYAWKKIKKENPKAIFIGVTGTNGKSTTTELIGHILNGSYNTFIGGNLGTPLSSADYDREVYVVEISSFQLFWGKEFTPEFSVLINLMPDHLDWHSSLEEYYNTKLGLIIKTIKNNGLGFINSNLRSYLNNVKNLFFFGENGNYIWKNNMIETKNNINIKVNNESLKLDLYREDVLSAVAVALNLGISKELIEEKLISFKTLEHRLEYVGEYNGIKFYNDSKATNVHSAFTAYKSFRGKNYVALLTGRPKNEDMHEFLLELQNNAKKVIVFGEMVNEIKKYNFFTNYVVEKDLHSAFIKAVDLASNDDYQNDFYIILSPAGASYDLFKNYKERGKAFKKEVYKLMEMV
- the mraY gene encoding phospho-N-acetylmuramoyl-pentapeptide-transferase, whose translation is MLLILLIIAIEFFMYPKYIAWARKKQFGQYIRPEGPDLHGYKQGTPTAGGIIFIPIISLLNLLAFLFLKDPIFIYISLSALLFGFIGFFDDFSSILKKDAMGLTPKGKLFLQIAFSIIIYFLFSKYLLPTKIYIPFVKDYFELNPILYFILYIFLFTGFSNATNLTDGLDGLAGGTFVISALFTIIISVILFNAPIYLLFTIILPITIFLIYNVKPAKIFMGDTGSLALGAILSALVTYYHIELFLIFTGFIFIIETLSVIIQVSSFKLRGKRVFLMSPIHHHFELKKWPEENITFRFIIINLIFSLIGLGGLI
- a CDS encoding UDP-N-acetylmuramoyl-tripeptide--D-alanyl-D-alanine ligase — translated: MKFEIDSRNVSEGDIFIAIKGEKNNGHDFVNEAFKKGAQSAIVEEKRDYIKDVILVDNVIDYINQQASNIIKNSKIRIGITGSNGKTTTKFFLFHLLSYGFNVFTTEKNYNTEIGIPVSILNNYNNQPVSILEMGLRKENDLEYLSKYYNPNISIILNIGTSHIEFFKNRKNIAKEKLKIISHAEKPGLIFINGDEPLLDVEYPKDMKVFRFGETKNNDGYLIDYEYYNGNTRVYYHIYGESLMLTLSGIWNKGQLLDALVSLMISLYFEIPIDPFYISSFKLPEKRFDFKKFNNSVVINDAYNASRESFFAAFETIKKMNVKEKKILIMGEMLELGENSYNYHLDVLEKAKDVFDEIYFYDPNNKYNFEKLDFINILNKTDEIIKVLNSQYSYIYVKGSNGTNLWKIVEDTIKGG
- a CDS encoding UDP-N-acetylmuramoyl-L-alanyl-D-glutamate--2,6-diaminopimelate ligase, which produces MNGHDIINVLKDLIIEYNFPLDMDISHITNNTNNIKPGSVFVCIKGNNFDGHDFIRTAIEFHAGLIISENAKKTPIDYPYILVSDTKEAYALLNYAYYNINFDDFNFIGVTGTNGKTTVISLIHHVLTQSQKNSSLISTVGIKLNNELLYEPYNTTPGVDEIAKIINLSKERSIKNICIEVSSHALSQKRVFNIPFKIAILTNITRDHLDYHSSFEEYKQIKYSLFRQLKDDGIGIINLDAINPDEVPYNNLITYGFNNNSDYVIKDVEYNNSQMSFTIVEPDGTENNIHTHLIGEYNAQNITAAFIALIKLGIDREEIRHNISTFNGVPGRFQLVENTRDIEYKVYIDFAHTPDALEKVLKSAKKITKGRIILVFGAGGSADIGKRKIMGEVASKYSDLIIITDDDPKDDDPDEIIEHILEGIDKEKTHIVIRNRRTAIKAAISFASRDDIIIIAGRGHEKFQLYENGRKIPFNDYEVAYNIVQKFRKVMKR
- a CDS encoding HrcA family transcriptional regulator → MPKELSNRQKKVLFSIIENFIEGKKPISSSEILKKSNLNVSSATIRNDMQKLQHLNLIFQPHSSAGRIPTDNALRLYFDAIKESFSVSSKNIELPQEYRFYDINLMFDKFSKVLSELTNGLVILELPDSKYVYITRAVVSDLTNDFYQITLMTNLGLSITRTVEKFGFPSVKELEKILNDGLVGKSMHEIINIIKSKKIEEEKDIRLINLYNLVFLLVEEFFRNKFIVNGLARLISTEYFNTKEIIFLSKIVEEDKLKVQLLSMKPFDVEIKVTIGSEFEINELKNFVMFETSYCYNANPLGKVVILTFKYSDYKRIYSMLKEYTSRLSKIISKNL